The Candidatus Cloacimonas sp. genome includes a region encoding these proteins:
- a CDS encoding ComF family protein — protein sequence MKRPWLNLLELIIPPACLVCGERIEDRTQVICADCETKIAFMGEGTCPVCGSENTEFPCEVCAEGNFEFDSARSVFHFSGAVKELIHILKYEGYVSPAGYFALPIAEMIDSEPDFKNHDYICAVPLHRVRKRERGYNQSDLIAFAVAALTNLPYVNPIRRKINTFSQTLLSREHRIQNLNGAFTVKDKKQVQGKKIILIDDVFTTGSTLNEIAKTLHCAGADKISAITVARA from the coding sequence TTGAAAAGGCCTTGGCTTAATTTGCTGGAATTGATCATTCCACCCGCCTGTTTGGTTTGCGGAGAAAGAATAGAAGACCGCACTCAAGTTATTTGTGCAGATTGTGAAACGAAAATAGCATTTATGGGAGAGGGAACCTGTCCTGTTTGCGGCAGCGAAAATACAGAATTTCCCTGTGAGGTCTGTGCGGAAGGTAATTTTGAGTTTGATTCCGCTCGTTCCGTTTTTCATTTTTCTGGCGCAGTGAAAGAATTGATTCATATTTTAAAGTATGAGGGCTATGTATCCCCCGCGGGATATTTTGCTTTGCCGATAGCGGAGATGATTGATTCCGAACCAGATTTTAAGAACCACGATTATATTTGTGCCGTTCCTTTACATAGAGTACGCAAAAGGGAGCGCGGCTATAATCAGTCAGATCTGATAGCTTTTGCAGTGGCAGCATTGACTAATCTGCCTTATGTGAATCCTATAAGAAGGAAAATAAACACTTTTAGCCAGACCTTGCTTTCCCGTGAACATAGAATCCAAAATTTAAACGGCGCTTTTACCGTTAAAGACAAAAAACAGGTGCAAGGGAAAAAAATAATACTGATTGATGATGTATTTACCACTGGCAGCACTTTAAATGAAATCGCCAAAACTTTGCATTGTGCAGGAGCTGATAAAATCAGCGCCATAACTGTTGCGAGAGCTTAA
- the purQ gene encoding phosphoribosylformylglycinamidine synthase I, producing MRISVITFPGSNCDHDAYRACQSRGHQTKLIWHKDTNLEHPDLVILPGGFSYGDYLRCGALARFSPIVQEVMAFAKKGGLLMGICNGFQILTECGLLPGTLLMNSSLEFICKHQFIKVETQASPFTCSIYKGKVLDIPIAHKEGNYFIDGNGLKQLQDNDQILFRYCDSEGNINMESNPNGSLDNIAGICNKQRNILGMMPHPERSTTETVISKDGRQIFEAVEKALA from the coding sequence TTGAGGATCAGCGTTATTACTTTTCCCGGTTCCAATTGTGATCACGATGCTTATCGAGCTTGCCAAAGCAGAGGACATCAAACAAAACTTATCTGGCATAAAGACACTAATCTGGAACATCCGGATTTGGTTATTTTACCGGGCGGGTTTTCTTATGGCGATTATCTTCGCTGTGGTGCATTGGCAAGGTTTTCTCCCATTGTCCAAGAAGTTATGGCATTTGCTAAGAAAGGTGGTTTACTGATGGGTATTTGCAATGGTTTTCAGATTTTAACTGAATGCGGTTTGCTGCCGGGAACATTATTGATGAATTCTTCGTTGGAATTTATCTGCAAACATCAATTCATAAAAGTGGAAACACAGGCAAGTCCTTTCACTTGTAGCATTTATAAAGGTAAAGTGTTGGATATACCAATAGCGCATAAAGAAGGAAATTACTTTATAGATGGCAATGGTTTAAAACAATTGCAGGATAACGATCAGATCCTTTTTCGCTATTGTGACTCAGAAGGCAATATCAATATGGAAAGTAATCCCAATGGCTCTTTAGATAATATAGCAGGGATTTGTAACAAGCAACGCAATATTTTAGGAATGATGCCACATCCTGAGCGTTCCACAACCGAAACCGTGATTAGTAAAGATGGAAGGCAGATTTTTGAAGCCGTTGAAAAGGCCTTGGCTTAA
- the purS gene encoding phosphoribosylformylglycinamidine synthase subunit PurS — MLKAKIYVQLKASVLDPQGKAVTNSLHNLGYADVLETRISKYIEMSFTSDDREKVSQQVDQICNNLLANPNTETYHYEIVSVEQ, encoded by the coding sequence ATGCTGAAAGCGAAAATCTATGTTCAACTCAAAGCCAGTGTTCTTGATCCGCAAGGCAAGGCAGTAACCAATTCCCTTCATAATTTGGGTTATGCTGATGTGCTTGAAACTCGCATCAGCAAATATATAGAGATGAGTTTCACGAGTGATGACAGAGAAAAAGTAAGCCAGCAAGTGGATCAAATCTGCAATAATCTTTTGGCTAATCCCAATACAGAGACCTATCATTACGAAATAGTATCAGTGGAGCAATAA
- a CDS encoding glutamate mutase L yields MQYDEKRLTRIVATDCGSTTTKAILIEWVDGEFRQTIRGEAPTTVEAPLNDVTKGVINATQELEELARLKYHNTNIRFMENGEFVIPRQGDVGVDAYVSTSSAGGGLQMMVTGVVAAMTGESAERAALGAGAIVMDLIASNDKRMNHEKIERIRQLRPDMILMAGGEDGGTVKHVVEMAELVASADPKPRLGSGYKLPVIYAGNKDAREEIIKALGEKVDLIITDNIRPKLEIENLLPAREKIHNLFMEHVMKQAPGYNKLMEWTIGPEHEQVPIMPTPAAVGNIMQAIAKEEQIEVVGVDIGGATTDIFSVFTKDFIFNRTVSANLGMSYSISNVLASAGLDNIMRWVPFDINEGELRNMIKNKMIRPTTVPSLLEELVLEQAIAKEALRLAFEQHKSFASSLKGMQKQRDISEAFSQSVSGETIVNMMTLDLLVGSGGVLSHAPRRNQTVMMLIDAFLPEGITRLSVDSIFMMPHLGVLSEISSKAATEVFRKDCMVYLGTCVAPVGKCKIGKPALYAKLELPDGSVFEEDIPFGEMRLIPCEVGKVAKATLKTHSGLILDKEKKKELTVDLHGGKVGIVLDTRGRQPFVLPAEKSVRIASLKKWMKELIVYPEHILA; encoded by the coding sequence ATGCAATACGACGAAAAACGCCTTACGCGCATTGTGGCAACTGATTGTGGTAGCACAACGACTAAGGCAATATTGATTGAATGGGTGGATGGAGAATTTCGTCAAACCATACGCGGTGAGGCACCTACAACAGTGGAAGCGCCTTTGAACGATGTTACCAAGGGTGTTATCAATGCCACCCAAGAATTGGAAGAATTGGCGCGTCTGAAGTATCACAATACCAATATCAGATTTATGGAAAATGGGGAATTTGTTATTCCGCGCCAAGGTGATGTAGGTGTAGATGCTTATGTATCAACATCTTCAGCTGGCGGAGGTTTACAAATGATGGTTACAGGCGTAGTTGCAGCTATGACAGGTGAAAGTGCAGAACGCGCTGCTTTGGGTGCTGGGGCAATTGTTATGGACCTTATTGCCAGTAACGATAAAAGAATGAACCACGAAAAAATTGAACGCATCCGCCAATTAAGACCTGATATGATTTTAATGGCTGGCGGTGAAGATGGTGGCACTGTAAAACATGTGGTGGAAATGGCAGAACTGGTTGCCAGTGCAGACCCGAAACCCCGTTTAGGTTCGGGCTATAAATTACCGGTTATTTATGCAGGAAATAAAGATGCCAGGGAAGAAATTATCAAAGCGTTGGGCGAAAAAGTGGATCTGATTATTACCGATAACATTCGTCCCAAACTGGAAATTGAAAATCTCCTGCCGGCAAGAGAGAAAATTCATAATCTCTTTATGGAACATGTTATGAAACAAGCGCCGGGCTATAACAAACTTATGGAATGGACTATAGGTCCTGAACATGAACAAGTTCCCATAATGCCAACCCCTGCAGCAGTGGGAAATATTATGCAAGCAATAGCCAAAGAAGAACAGATTGAAGTAGTGGGAGTTGATATAGGCGGTGCCACAACAGATATTTTCAGTGTGTTTACCAAGGATTTTATTTTTAACCGCACGGTTAGCGCCAATTTGGGTATGAGTTACAGTATATCCAATGTTTTAGCATCAGCGGGTTTGGACAACATAATGCGGTGGGTGCCTTTTGATATTAACGAAGGCGAATTGCGTAATATGATAAAAAACAAAATGATCCGTCCTACCACGGTTCCTTCGCTTTTGGAAGAATTGGTTTTGGAACAAGCAATAGCAAAAGAAGCATTACGGCTGGCTTTTGAACAGCATAAGTCCTTTGCCAGCTCCTTAAAAGGAATGCAAAAACAGCGTGATATTTCCGAAGCGTTTAGTCAATCCGTTTCCGGAGAAACAATTGTGAATATGATGACCCTTGACCTTTTAGTAGGTAGCGGGGGAGTTCTTTCGCATGCTCCGCGTAGAAATCAGACCGTTATGATGTTGATTGATGCCTTTTTACCGGAAGGAATTACGCGTCTTTCCGTAGATAGCATTTTTATGATGCCTCATTTGGGTGTGTTATCCGAAATTAGTTCCAAAGCAGCTACAGAGGTCTTTCGTAAGGATTGTATGGTTTATTTGGGAACTTGTGTTGCTCCCGTTGGCAAATGCAAAATCGGCAAACCAGCTCTTTATGCCAAATTAGAGCTTCCTGATGGCTCTGTGTTTGAAGAAGATATCCCCTTTGGGGAGATGCGTTTGATTCCCTGTGAAGTTGGCAAAGTTGCAAAGGCAACGCTTAAAACACACAGTGGATTGATTTTGGATAAAGAAAAAAAGAAAGAATTAACCGTTGATCTGCATGGTGGGAAAGTTGGTATCGTTTTAGATACGCGTGGTCGTCAACCTTTTGTTCTTCCGGCAGAAAAATCAGTTCGGATTGCCTCCCTTAAAAAGTGGATGAAAGAACTGATAGTATATCCTGAACATATTTTAGCATAG